One region of Agrobacterium tumefaciens genomic DNA includes:
- a CDS encoding cysteine synthase A: MTIHPSALSAIGNTPLIRLKAASEATGCEILGKAEFLNPGQSVKDRAALYIIRDAERRGQLRPGGTIVEGTAGNTGIGLSLVANALGYKTVIVIPETQSQEKKDALKLLGAKLVEVPAAPYSNPNNYVKVSGRLAKQLAATDENGAIWANQFDNIANRQAHIETTAPEIWDQTDGKVDGFICSVGSGGTLAGVADGLRDFNPDIKIGLADPEGAALYEFYKHGVLKSEGSSITEGIGQGRITANLEGFAPDFSYRISDAEALPVLFDLVTKEGLCLGGSSGINIAGAIRLARELGPGHTIVTILCDYGNRYQSKLFNPDFLRSKGLPVPQWLATKSEIAVPYETV; the protein is encoded by the coding sequence ATGACCATTCATCCCTCTGCGCTCAGTGCTATCGGCAACACGCCGCTTATCCGTCTGAAAGCTGCCTCTGAAGCGACGGGGTGTGAAATCCTCGGCAAGGCGGAGTTTCTCAATCCCGGCCAATCGGTGAAAGATCGCGCCGCGCTTTACATCATCCGCGATGCGGAACGGCGCGGACAGCTGCGGCCGGGCGGCACCATCGTGGAAGGCACGGCAGGCAATACCGGCATCGGTCTGTCGCTGGTGGCCAATGCGCTCGGCTACAAGACTGTCATTGTCATTCCCGAGACGCAAAGCCAGGAAAAGAAGGATGCGCTGAAGCTTCTCGGCGCAAAGCTGGTCGAGGTTCCGGCGGCACCCTATTCCAACCCGAACAATTACGTGAAGGTTTCCGGCCGCCTGGCAAAACAGCTGGCCGCGACGGATGAAAACGGCGCGATCTGGGCCAACCAGTTCGACAATATCGCCAACCGTCAGGCCCATATTGAGACAACGGCACCGGAAATATGGGACCAGACGGACGGCAAGGTCGATGGTTTCATTTGCTCCGTCGGTTCCGGCGGAACGCTTGCGGGCGTGGCTGACGGCCTGCGCGATTTCAATCCCGATATAAAGATCGGCCTTGCCGACCCTGAGGGCGCCGCCCTCTACGAATTTTACAAGCATGGCGTCCTGAAGTCGGAAGGCTCCTCTATCACCGAGGGCATCGGACAGGGGCGCATCACCGCCAATCTGGAAGGCTTCGCGCCGGATTTCTCTTATCGTATTTCGGATGCGGAAGCCCTGCCGGTGCTGTTCGATCTGGTCACGAAAGAGGGTCTTTGCCTCGGTGGCTCCTCCGGCATCAACATTGCCGGCGCAATCCGCCTTGCCCGCGAGCTTGGTCCGGGGCATACAATCGTGACGATACTTTGCGACTACGGTAATCGTTATCAGTCGAAGCTGTTCAATCCGGATTTCCTGCGCTCCAAGGGGCTTCCGGTTCCCCAGTGGCTGGCAACGAAAAGCGAGATTGCGGTTCCGTACGAAACCGTTTGA
- a CDS encoding PilZ domain-containing protein, which yields MTNNLNMATRTATRSKTRIYATVHYFSQSTRGRVVDLSATGMALELDGPFAAAKGSRVKVQSEDLGFIEGVVQWQHMNRLGLQLKLSTNTLAQLSSYFRFFHEEVKPTLAR from the coding sequence ATGACAAACAACCTCAATATGGCGACCCGCACTGCGACCCGTAGCAAGACCCGGATCTACGCGACCGTGCACTATTTCAGCCAGTCGACCCGAGGCCGCGTGGTGGACCTGTCCGCCACCGGCATGGCGCTCGAACTGGACGGACCTTTCGCTGCCGCCAAGGGAAGCCGGGTGAAGGTGCAGAGTGAAGATCTGGGTTTCATCGAGGGTGTCGTGCAATGGCAGCACATGAACCGGCTCGGCCTGCAACTCAAACTTTCCACCAACACGCTGGCACAACTATCGTCTTATTTCCGCTTCTTCCACGAAGAAGTAAAACCGACTCTCGCCCGCTAA
- a CDS encoding GGDEF domain-containing protein — protein MQWANLALFVAEAIVYFSVMTAFLHYRHILGIGVFLTALGVMHFLETYLAAVFYVELPFGVVSPGSSILFAGKLMMILMLYMREDAAVVRQPIYGLFLGNILTIIMVQIIRFHPTVAIVPGQSVDTGFLDEMGVLMVWGTSLLYIDAIAIILFYEKLGRYLQRHIVLRFAICGVVILSLDQAGFYAALRYMLNAPVDVFYDGWKAKMVAVAIYALLFAIYLKLTAAKGRFLTRRSVADVFNDLTFRERYEELLSRSGRDMLTGVPDRARMELDAPSVVVECLEKKRPVSVLIVDIDHFKTVNDTFGHLQGDEMLREFAAVLKRIVQPHGHLYRFGGEEFVALLPTMTHEGALAFSAGLRTAILKDLQRPDGSPLTVSIGVATAFEDGQLFRALLSEADARLYAAKNNGRDQVHGRYGMWVG, from the coding sequence ATGCAATGGGCAAATTTGGCCCTCTTCGTGGCGGAAGCCATCGTCTATTTTTCGGTAATGACGGCATTCCTTCATTACCGGCATATTCTCGGCATCGGTGTTTTTCTCACCGCGCTGGGCGTCATGCATTTCCTGGAAACCTACCTGGCGGCGGTCTTTTACGTCGAGCTGCCATTTGGCGTGGTATCACCCGGCTCCTCGATCCTTTTTGCCGGCAAACTGATGATGATCCTCATGCTCTATATGCGCGAGGATGCGGCAGTCGTCCGCCAGCCGATCTACGGCCTGTTTCTCGGCAATATACTCACCATCATCATGGTGCAGATCATCCGCTTCCATCCGACGGTGGCAATTGTCCCCGGACAGTCGGTAGATACCGGATTTCTGGATGAGATGGGCGTGCTGATGGTCTGGGGAACCAGCCTGCTTTATATCGACGCCATCGCCATCATCCTGTTTTACGAAAAGCTGGGACGCTATTTGCAGCGCCATATTGTCCTGCGCTTCGCAATCTGTGGCGTGGTGATTTTGAGCCTGGATCAGGCAGGCTTTTACGCGGCGTTGCGATATATGCTGAACGCGCCGGTCGATGTCTTTTACGATGGCTGGAAAGCGAAGATGGTGGCCGTTGCCATCTATGCTCTGCTCTTTGCCATTTATCTGAAGCTGACGGCGGCGAAAGGCCGCTTCCTGACGCGCCGCAGCGTTGCCGATGTCTTCAACGACCTCACCTTCAGGGAACGCTACGAGGAGCTTCTGTCCCGGTCTGGCCGCGACATGCTGACCGGTGTGCCTGACCGCGCCCGCATGGAACTCGATGCGCCGTCCGTCGTCGTGGAATGTCTGGAAAAGAAACGTCCCGTCAGCGTGCTGATCGTCGATATCGATCACTTCAAGACCGTCAACGACACCTTTGGGCACTTGCAGGGCGATGAGATGTTGCGGGAATTCGCCGCCGTTCTGAAACGCATCGTGCAACCGCACGGCCATCTCTACCGGTTCGGCGGCGAGGAGTTCGTGGCCCTGTTGCCGACGATGACCCATGAGGGGGCACTTGCCTTTTCAGCAGGTCTGCGGACGGCGATATTGAAGGATCTGCAACGGCCGGACGGTTCGCCGCTGACTGTCAGCATCGGCGTCGCCACGGCTTTCGAGGACGGGCAGCTTTTCCGCGCGCTGCTATCGGAAGCCGATGCGCGGCTCTATGCGGCAAAAAATAACGGCCGCGATCAGGTGCACGGCCGTTACGGAATGTGGGTCGGCTGA
- the sseA gene encoding 3-mercaptopyruvate sulfurtransferase, protein MSTDKSRFVVSADWVEKQLGTAGFRLVDASWYLPAHKRNGAEEFAAGHLPGAVFFDQDKIADHATGLPHSLPSPEFFAEQAGELGLSDTDTIVVYDGPGFFSAPRVWWILRVMGVRKAYVLDGGLDGWKREGRPLESGTPEIEPATFTPDFNEKRVTSLSTMRGIVDSGEKQIADARGAGRFTGDEAEPRAGMRSGHMPGARSLPATAFSENGHFKDLTAIRKMVADAGIDLGKPVVTSCGSGVTAAVITLALESLGHQDNSLYDGSWSEWGGLEDTPVVTGPAEPLPVVSHGPLKAHVTQLEMTAPPKVSLAIPVNIQTALMRVTDIPLHFYRYMYWRVGKRWHWQKRMRMSDAELSAVLKDPKNSVTVLYMNGAPAGFFELNKASDEVTELSYFGLLEEAIGAGVGKWFLLQALYAAWQDNPKRVTVTTNTLDHPRALQLYQMMGFSPVGTYEAWVEPLSDTELLEISLRN, encoded by the coding sequence GTGAGCACGGATAAGAGCCGTTTCGTCGTTTCGGCGGACTGGGTAGAAAAGCAGCTCGGCACGGCCGGGTTTCGTCTCGTTGATGCCTCGTGGTATCTGCCGGCGCATAAACGCAACGGTGCGGAAGAATTTGCGGCGGGTCACCTGCCCGGTGCCGTGTTCTTCGATCAGGACAAGATCGCCGATCATGCAACCGGATTGCCGCATTCCCTACCCTCGCCGGAGTTCTTTGCTGAACAGGCGGGAGAGCTTGGCCTCAGCGACACTGATACCATCGTGGTCTATGACGGCCCCGGTTTCTTTTCCGCACCGCGCGTGTGGTGGATTCTGCGGGTGATGGGCGTGCGCAAGGCCTACGTGCTGGATGGCGGTCTTGACGGCTGGAAGCGCGAAGGCCGGCCGCTAGAAAGCGGCACGCCGGAGATCGAACCCGCCACCTTCACACCCGATTTCAACGAAAAGCGCGTGACCTCGCTATCGACCATGCGCGGCATCGTTGACAGTGGCGAAAAGCAGATTGCCGATGCCCGCGGCGCGGGACGTTTCACCGGCGACGAGGCCGAGCCGCGTGCCGGCATGCGTTCAGGCCATATGCCTGGCGCTCGCAGCCTGCCCGCCACCGCATTTTCCGAGAACGGCCACTTCAAGGACCTCACCGCCATCCGCAAGATGGTGGCGGATGCCGGTATCGATCTTGGCAAGCCAGTGGTGACGAGCTGCGGCTCGGGCGTTACCGCCGCCGTCATTACGCTGGCGCTGGAATCGCTCGGCCACCAGGATAATTCGCTATATGACGGTTCGTGGTCGGAATGGGGTGGACTGGAAGACACGCCTGTTGTCACCGGCCCTGCCGAACCTCTTCCCGTGGTGTCACATGGGCCGTTGAAGGCGCATGTCACGCAGCTTGAAATGACGGCGCCGCCGAAGGTCAGCCTTGCTATCCCCGTCAACATCCAGACGGCACTGATGCGGGTCACCGATATTCCCTTGCACTTCTACCGCTACATGTACTGGCGGGTGGGAAAACGTTGGCACTGGCAGAAACGCATGCGAATGAGCGATGCGGAACTGTCCGCCGTCCTCAAGGACCCGAAGAACAGCGTCACCGTCCTTTATATGAACGGTGCACCCGCCGGTTTCTTCGAGCTGAACAAGGCAAGCGACGAGGTAACCGAGCTTTCCTATTTCGGGCTTCTCGAAGAGGCAATCGGTGCTGGCGTCGGCAAGTGGTTCCTGTTGCAGGCGCTCTACGCCGCCTGGCAGGACAATCCGAAGCGCGTGACGGTGACCACCAACACGCTTGACCATCCGCGCGCGCTGCAACTCTACCAGATGATGGGATTTTCGCCTGTTGGTACCTATGAGGCCTGGGTAGAGCCGCTGTCCGATACAGAGCTTCTGGAAATCTCGCTGCGCAACTGA
- a CDS encoding DUF2087 domain-containing protein: MPRSIFSIDIADLSTFAKSLREQIGRLDRQPSHVEMLNLLSRAAGFRNFQHLRAARTPPVASGLPPPQTRPETMPANEGRVLKTARTVDAAGRLVQWPARRSQQELCLWYLWARIPAGRSFSEREFSSFLDGLHLFGDAAMLRRDMAGLRLIRRNRDGSDYQRIEQKPPPELPLLLRIVSDRN, encoded by the coding sequence ATGCCACGTTCGATCTTTTCCATCGATATCGCCGACCTCTCCACCTTTGCCAAATCGCTACGCGAACAAATCGGCAGGCTGGACCGCCAGCCAAGCCATGTGGAGATGCTCAATCTTCTGAGCCGGGCTGCCGGGTTTCGCAACTTTCAGCATCTGCGCGCCGCGCGCACGCCACCCGTAGCAAGTGGCTTGCCGCCACCGCAGACACGACCGGAGACAATGCCTGCCAATGAGGGCAGGGTGCTGAAGACCGCGCGGACTGTCGATGCTGCCGGTAGATTGGTGCAATGGCCGGCCCGCCGCTCCCAGCAGGAACTGTGCCTCTGGTATCTGTGGGCAAGAATACCAGCCGGTCGCAGTTTCTCAGAGCGCGAATTCAGCAGCTTTCTCGATGGTCTGCACCTGTTTGGAGATGCCGCGATGCTGCGGCGTGACATGGCGGGTCTCCGGCTCATCCGCCGTAACCGCGATGGCAGCGACTATCAACGCATCGAGCAGAAGCCACCGCCGGAACTGCCACTGTTGTTGCGTATCGTCAGTGACCGCAATTGA
- a CDS encoding DUF4344 domain-containing metallopeptidase, with the protein MFRRFLAAVPLAFVSLTVPIDTQAQVASGLDGLSDDQLQQAVNFVIGNAIFSLYHEGARMLISDFGAPETGSAQAPADQLAGTLILQANEEWLDTALVNATDSWYLARETEALPQHEAPVFSALVPDRSRDRNMACLMVGRDKDGYGDLATMMGLANDEFAKCGAAYPRIASAWEDFLTPHRAQTPSRFTVSYVPPRDPELEPYAIMVKESKVLDLISRSFGVYGLKGEVKLTAKSCGRPDVYWSAEKREITYCYELGKFQAELIADHLLNSVTEDKGSAGGHTPTAVTLEREI; encoded by the coding sequence ATGTTCCGTCGTTTTCTGGCCGCCGTTCCGCTGGCTTTCGTTTCTTTGACGGTTCCGATCGACACGCAGGCGCAGGTCGCCTCCGGTCTCGATGGCCTGTCCGACGATCAGCTCCAGCAGGCGGTCAATTTCGTCATCGGCAATGCGATCTTCTCGCTTTATCACGAGGGTGCACGCATGCTGATCTCGGATTTCGGCGCGCCGGAGACCGGCAGCGCGCAAGCACCTGCCGATCAGCTGGCGGGCACGCTCATCCTTCAGGCCAACGAGGAATGGCTTGATACCGCACTCGTCAACGCTACCGACAGCTGGTATCTGGCGCGCGAGACGGAGGCTTTGCCCCAGCACGAAGCACCGGTGTTTTCGGCGCTTGTTCCCGACAGGAGCCGCGATCGCAACATGGCCTGCCTGATGGTCGGCCGCGACAAAGACGGCTATGGTGATCTTGCCACCATGATGGGGCTCGCCAATGACGAATTTGCCAAATGTGGCGCCGCCTATCCGCGTATCGCATCGGCGTGGGAAGATTTTCTGACGCCCCACCGCGCGCAGACGCCATCAAGATTTACCGTGAGCTATGTGCCGCCGCGCGATCCGGAGCTGGAACCTTACGCCATCATGGTCAAGGAATCGAAGGTTCTCGATCTTATCAGCCGCAGTTTCGGCGTTTACGGCTTGAAAGGCGAGGTCAAGTTGACGGCGAAGTCCTGCGGGCGTCCCGATGTCTACTGGTCGGCCGAAAAACGTGAGATCACCTATTGCTACGAGCTGGGTAAATTCCAGGCGGAGCTGATTGCCGATCATCTCCTCAACAGCGTTACCGAAGACAAAGGTTCCGCCGGCGGGCATACCCCGACGGCCGTCACTCTGGAAAGAGAGATCTGA
- a CDS encoding bifunctional 2',3'-cyclic-nucleotide 2'-phosphodiesterase/3'-nucleotidase: MSSLLALHPITRRSLLGGIAASSALVLLHPFAARAAANQAHLRIMETTDIHVHVFPYDYYADKPNDTMGLARTASIIGAIRAEAGNSMLVDNGDFLQGNPLGDYIAYERGMKAGDKHPVINAMNVLGYDCGTLGNHEFNYGLDYMSNTLAGAGFPYVCANLTKGQLASDPKQDELFFKPYVILEKQIRDGAGVTSPVKVGIIGFVPPQIMMWDSKNLEGKAQTRDIVEAAKAWVPVMKEEGADIVIALSHSGIDGKGQTDRMENASLYLAGVEGIDAIFTGHQHLVFPGPKTWDGIEGADAVKGTLMGKPAVMAGFWGSHMGLIDLLLEKDGKSWKIVDFTSEARPIYHRDDNRKVVADVTDKPEVISAAKADHEAALAYVRRPVGKTSAPLYSYFALVADDPSVQIVSNAQTWYIKDMLKEGQYKDLPVLSAAAPFKSGGRGGADYYTDVPAGDIAIKNVADLYLYPNTVQAVLINGAQVKNWLEMSAGMFNTVEAGAKDAPLLNADFPSYNFDVIDGVTYQIDISKPAKFDKDGKAVNPDSNRIVNLQFDGKPIDPEQKFVVATNNYRASGGGKFPDIAADKVIFVAPDTNRDVIVRYIIDQGTINPSADANWSFAPVANTTAIFETGPKGRNYAADIKGAKIEDAGDGAEGFAKFRLVL, translated from the coding sequence ATGTCGTCGCTTCTCGCTCTCCACCCCATCACTCGCCGTTCGCTTCTGGGTGGCATCGCCGCCTCTTCGGCTCTGGTGCTGTTGCATCCCTTCGCCGCACGCGCCGCAGCCAACCAGGCGCATCTGCGCATCATGGAAACGACTGACATCCACGTTCACGTCTTTCCCTATGATTATTACGCCGACAAACCGAACGACACGATGGGTCTGGCGCGCACCGCTTCGATCATCGGCGCCATCCGTGCCGAGGCCGGAAACTCGATGCTGGTGGACAATGGCGACTTCCTGCAGGGCAATCCGCTCGGCGACTACATCGCCTATGAGCGCGGCATGAAGGCCGGCGACAAGCATCCCGTCATCAACGCCATGAATGTCCTTGGCTATGATTGTGGCACGCTTGGCAACCACGAATTCAATTACGGCCTCGACTATATGTCCAATACGCTGGCGGGCGCCGGTTTCCCTTATGTCTGCGCCAACCTCACCAAGGGTCAGCTGGCTTCCGATCCCAAGCAGGATGAGCTGTTCTTCAAGCCTTACGTCATCCTCGAGAAACAGATCCGCGATGGTGCAGGCGTAACCAGCCCGGTCAAGGTCGGCATCATCGGTTTCGTGCCGCCGCAGATCATGATGTGGGATTCCAAGAATCTGGAGGGCAAGGCCCAGACGCGCGATATCGTCGAGGCGGCTAAAGCCTGGGTTCCGGTCATGAAGGAAGAAGGTGCCGATATCGTCATCGCGCTTTCCCATTCCGGCATCGATGGCAAGGGCCAGACCGATCGCATGGAAAACGCCTCGCTTTATCTGGCGGGCGTGGAAGGCATTGACGCCATCTTCACCGGTCACCAGCATCTGGTCTTCCCCGGTCCGAAGACATGGGACGGCATCGAGGGTGCGGATGCGGTCAAGGGTACGCTGATGGGCAAGCCGGCCGTGATGGCCGGTTTCTGGGGCTCGCATATGGGCCTCATTGACCTTCTGCTCGAAAAGGACGGCAAAAGCTGGAAGATCGTCGATTTCACCTCGGAGGCCCGGCCGATCTACCACCGCGACGACAATCGCAAGGTCGTTGCAGATGTCACGGACAAACCGGAGGTCATATCCGCCGCCAAGGCAGATCACGAAGCGGCGCTCGCCTATGTGCGTCGCCCGGTCGGCAAGACGTCGGCGCCACTCTATTCCTACTTCGCGCTGGTGGCCGACGACCCGTCCGTGCAGATCGTCTCCAATGCCCAGACGTGGTACATCAAGGACATGCTGAAGGAAGGGCAATATAAGGATCTGCCCGTGCTTTCGGCAGCAGCGCCCTTCAAGTCTGGCGGTCGCGGTGGTGCGGATTATTACACCGATGTCCCTGCCGGTGACATCGCCATCAAGAACGTCGCCGATCTCTACCTCTACCCCAACACGGTGCAGGCGGTGCTGATCAACGGTGCGCAGGTGAAGAACTGGCTGGAAATGTCCGCCGGCATGTTCAACACGGTCGAGGCCGGCGCAAAGGATGCGCCGCTCCTAAACGCGGATTTTCCGTCCTATAATTTCGACGTCATCGACGGTGTCACCTACCAGATCGACATTTCCAAACCGGCAAAGTTCGACAAGGACGGCAAGGCCGTCAATCCCGACAGCAACCGCATCGTCAATCTGCAATTCGATGGCAAGCCGATCGACCCCGAGCAGAAATTCGTGGTGGCGACCAACAATTACCGTGCAAGCGGCGGCGGAAAATTCCCCGATATCGCCGCCGACAAGGTGATCTTCGTGGCGCCCGACACCAACCGCGACGTGATCGTGCGCTATATCATCGATCAGGGCACCATTAACCCGTCGGCGGATGCCAACTGGTCCTTCGCCCCAGTTGCCAATACGACCGCCATCTTCGAGACTGGTCCGAAGGGTCGTAATTACGCGGCTGACATCAAGGGCGCAAAAATCGAGGATGCCGGCGACGGCGCCGAAGGTTTCGCAAAGTTCCGCCTCGTTCTCTAG
- a CDS encoding alanyl-tRNA editing protein, which translates to MPVNALFRDDFYLSTAEAIVTAVHEDGGIELDQTCFYATSGGQPGDSGFLERADSSRIELGITKNGADKSVIIHVPLEGQPSPEVGEKLTLHVDWPRRYKLMRMHTACHLLSVVCQWPITGAAVGEDESRVDFDMSETIDKDEVTAKLMELVKANHPVFLQWITDEELQANPGIVKSKNVRPPIGLGRVSLVCIGENSTIDSQPCGGTHVSETQEVGDIHIAKIEKKGKENRRFRIRFGTPEAAA; encoded by the coding sequence ATGCCTGTGAATGCCCTGTTCCGTGACGATTTTTATCTTTCCACCGCAGAAGCGATCGTCACGGCGGTGCATGAGGATGGCGGCATCGAGCTCGACCAGACCTGCTTTTACGCCACGTCCGGCGGCCAGCCGGGCGACAGCGGCTTTCTCGAGCGGGCCGATAGTTCGCGCATCGAACTCGGCATTACCAAAAATGGCGCCGACAAGAGCGTTATCATCCATGTGCCGCTGGAAGGTCAGCCTTCGCCCGAGGTCGGTGAAAAACTGACCCTGCATGTAGACTGGCCGCGCCGTTACAAGCTGATGCGCATGCACACGGCCTGCCACCTGCTATCCGTCGTCTGTCAGTGGCCGATCACCGGTGCTGCCGTCGGCGAAGACGAATCGCGCGTCGATTTCGACATGTCGGAAACCATCGACAAGGATGAAGTCACGGCAAAGCTGATGGAACTGGTGAAAGCCAACCATCCCGTTTTCCTGCAATGGATTACCGACGAAGAACTTCAGGCCAATCCGGGCATCGTCAAATCCAAGAATGTGCGCCCGCCAATCGGCCTTGGCCGGGTCAGCCTTGTCTGCATCGGCGAAAACTCTACCATCGACAGCCAGCCCTGCGGCGGCACCCATGTTTCCGAAACGCAGGAAGTGGGCGATATTCACATTGCCAAGATAGAAAAGAAGGGCAAGGAGAACAGGCGGTTCCGCATTCGTTTCGGCACGCCTGAAGCTGCTGCCTGA
- a CDS encoding DUF1203 domain-containing protein codes for MTDLVFTAMPAKEAEAFRAGAADAYGNPPEKAVSPGGMPCRHCLSQINEGEGMLILAYRPFPSLQPYAETGPVFLHAEACEHYPQTDALPPMLNSPDYIVRGYGTDDRIVYGTGAVTATDEILSRAAHILERADVAYVHVRSARNNCYQCRIDTA; via the coding sequence ATGACCGATCTCGTCTTTACAGCAATGCCGGCTAAGGAAGCTGAAGCTTTCCGGGCGGGAGCCGCCGACGCCTATGGCAACCCGCCGGAAAAGGCCGTTTCTCCAGGCGGCATGCCGTGCCGCCATTGCCTTTCCCAGATTAATGAAGGCGAAGGAATGCTGATCCTCGCCTACCGGCCCTTCCCTTCGCTCCAGCCCTATGCGGAAACGGGGCCAGTCTTTCTTCACGCTGAGGCCTGTGAGCACTATCCGCAGACGGATGCCCTTCCCCCGATGCTTAACAGCCCCGATTATATCGTTCGCGGCTATGGCACTGACGACCGCATCGTCTACGGCACCGGCGCGGTGACGGCGACGGACGAAATCCTTTCACGCGCAGCGCATATTCTGGAGCGGGCAGACGTCGCTTATGTGCATGTGCGCTCCGCCCGCAACAATTGCTACCAGTGCCGTATCGACACAGCATAA
- a CDS encoding FMN-dependent NADH-azoreductase, whose product MSNILLITSSPRGDESVSNKFSGELANKLKAKSASNTLVHRDLAADPIPHLDTVKTAAIRKAPDQRTAEEAVAADYSDKLVAELMAADTVVIGTGLINFNIYSGLKSWIDNVARAGQTFKYTETGPVGLATGKKVYIVLAAAGVYSEGPAVSMNHAVPYLKTVLGFMGMTDVEVIYVEGLAFGPEAVEKAVAAAEAKVAELAQAA is encoded by the coding sequence ATGTCCAACATTCTGCTCATCACCTCCAGCCCGCGTGGCGACGAATCGGTTTCCAACAAGTTTTCCGGCGAACTCGCAAACAAGCTGAAGGCCAAGTCGGCTTCCAACACCCTTGTCCACCGCGATCTTGCTGCCGACCCCATTCCGCATCTCGACACCGTCAAGACCGCTGCGATCCGCAAGGCTCCAGACCAGCGCACGGCTGAAGAAGCGGTTGCAGCCGATTATTCCGACAAGCTGGTTGCAGAGCTTATGGCCGCCGACACTGTCGTCATCGGCACCGGCCTCATCAACTTCAATATCTATTCCGGCCTGAAGTCGTGGATCGACAACGTCGCCCGCGCTGGTCAGACCTTCAAGTACACCGAAACCGGCCCGGTTGGTCTTGCCACCGGCAAGAAGGTCTACATCGTGCTGGCCGCCGCCGGCGTTTATTCCGAAGGCCCGGCTGTGTCGATGAACCACGCCGTTCCCTACCTCAAGACCGTTCTTGGCTTCATGGGCATGACGGATGTTGAAGTGATCTATGTCGAAGGTCTGGCATTTGGACCGGAAGCCGTTGAAAAGGCCGTTGCGGCAGCCGAAGCAAAGGTTGCCGAACTCGCGCAGGCCGCCTGA
- a CDS encoding LysR family transcriptional regulator encodes MDANPTLDQLQVFLTVAETGSFSAASRALNRAQSVVSYTIANLEAQLEVSLFERNGVRQPRLTDEGRAMLEDARRIVAGLQEMRARAKGLKQGLEAELSVAISTMVPAEAVVAVLRDFRKEFPTVTLSLNVGELGMVMDMVLSRKAGIGIGGALLRQDDELVVEKVGHSFMLPVVAADHPLAQIERPLVLGDVREEVQLVVTDASGLTKGRDFNVLSYKTWRVSDIATKYQLIKGGLGWGGLPASIVRNDLTNGSLKALDLEAYEQGEYPIFALRRVDSPAGPAGQWLATAFQQRLSACPNQKDFNRIIAGGKQRTISVAAE; translated from the coding sequence ATGGACGCGAACCCGACGCTCGACCAATTGCAGGTGTTTTTGACGGTTGCCGAAACCGGAAGTTTCTCTGCCGCGTCACGGGCGCTCAATCGCGCCCAGTCTGTTGTCAGCTACACCATCGCCAATCTCGAGGCGCAGCTTGAAGTCAGCCTGTTCGAGCGCAATGGCGTACGCCAGCCTCGATTGACGGACGAGGGTCGCGCCATGCTGGAAGATGCAAGGCGCATCGTGGCCGGTCTGCAGGAAATGCGTGCGCGTGCCAAGGGTTTGAAGCAGGGACTGGAGGCCGAGCTTTCTGTCGCCATCAGCACCATGGTGCCGGCGGAAGCTGTCGTTGCGGTGCTTCGCGATTTTCGCAAGGAATTCCCCACCGTTACCCTCAGCCTCAATGTGGGGGAGTTGGGCATGGTTATGGATATGGTGCTCTCCCGCAAGGCTGGCATTGGCATCGGCGGGGCGCTGTTGCGCCAGGATGACGAACTCGTCGTCGAAAAGGTCGGCCATTCCTTCATGCTGCCGGTCGTCGCCGCCGATCATCCACTGGCACAGATTGAGAGGCCGCTGGTTCTGGGCGATGTCCGCGAGGAGGTCCAGCTCGTCGTCACCGATGCGTCGGGGCTGACCAAGGGGCGCGATTTCAACGTGCTGTCCTACAAGACATGGCGGGTCAGCGACATTGCCACGAAATACCAGCTCATCAAGGGCGGTCTCGGCTGGGGCGGTCTGCCCGCATCGATCGTGCGCAACGACCTGACCAATGGCAGCCTGAAGGCACTTGATCTCGAAGCTTATGAGCAGGGCGAATATCCAATCTTTGCGCTGCGCCGGGTGGATTCACCCGCCGGTCCTGCTGGCCAGTGGCTTGCCACGGCCTTTCAGCAGCGTCTGTCGGCATGCCCTAACCAGAAGGATTTCAACAGGATAATTGCCGGAGGCAAACAGCGGACTATTTCTGTCGCCGCCGAGTGA